In Desulfomonile tiedjei DSM 6799, a genomic segment contains:
- a CDS encoding response regulator — translation MNARGRPKASVLVVDDEQIVHESVRRVLEEGGFRVAGALRVDQALGQLENETFDLTLTDLMMPERSGMEVVEAIAKKYPDTGVVMFTGYATVDSAVESMKLGALDYLPKPFTPEELLKITNRALEKVLKARRDREIEKTYAEAERALRSSLDLKEILNLICSSVVRLFRVKASAVFVLRKRDQAFVLAASNGLSEEYVQKGLVDARRSISEVMESGKPVIVEDADFDTRLQYPAEARRENINSIVSVPMKLEENVFGVLRTYNSEKRAFNVDEMDLLLKFAEQAARALENAMRYEQVRSDIEGLKKFILGPQDQDVF, via the coding sequence ATGAACGCACGAGGAAGACCAAAGGCTTCGGTGCTCGTGGTCGATGATGAGCAAATCGTTCACGAAAGTGTCCGGAGAGTTCTCGAAGAGGGAGGCTTTCGAGTCGCTGGCGCACTGAGAGTCGACCAGGCATTGGGTCAACTCGAAAACGAAACCTTCGACCTTACGCTTACTGACCTCATGATGCCCGAGCGGAGCGGAATGGAAGTGGTTGAGGCCATAGCCAAGAAGTATCCCGATACCGGAGTTGTCATGTTCACAGGATATGCCACCGTAGATTCCGCAGTGGAATCCATGAAACTTGGTGCTCTGGATTATCTTCCCAAACCGTTCACTCCAGAAGAACTCCTCAAAATCACAAACCGCGCCCTGGAGAAAGTTCTCAAGGCACGAAGAGACAGAGAGATAGAAAAAACCTATGCCGAAGCGGAAAGAGCCCTGAGATCCAGCCTGGATCTCAAGGAAATCCTGAATCTGATCTGTTCCAGTGTCGTCAGGCTCTTCAGAGTAAAAGCAAGTGCGGTCTTTGTATTGCGAAAGCGAGATCAGGCATTTGTTCTGGCTGCTTCGAATGGGTTGAGTGAGGAGTACGTTCAAAAGGGTCTCGTCGATGCCAGGCGAAGCATATCCGAAGTAATGGAGTCTGGAAAACCGGTGATCGTAGAAGACGCTGACTTCGACACCAGGCTTCAGTATCCCGCTGAAGCCAGGAGAGAGAACATAAACTCCATAGTATCGGTACCCATGAAGCTCGAAGAGAATGTTTTCGGTGTCCTGAGGACATACAATTCTGAAAAGAGGGCCTTCAACGTAGACGAAATGGATCTTCTGCTGAAGTTTGCCGAGCAAGCAGCCCGTGCTCTGGAGAATGCCATGCGCTACGAGCAGGTTCGTTCGGATATCGAAGGATTGAAAAAATTCATTCTCGGCCCCCAAGATCAAGACGTCTTTTGA